Proteins encoded within one genomic window of Sulfolobales archaeon:
- a CDS encoding NAD(P)/FAD-dependent oxidoreductase — translation MKPEDIEGFVIIGGGFAGLANAYMIEDSLLFEEHNIVGYPPHCTGIVSSRFVKILGSIAVENIMNIYKGIKVLDLNGSEILNLRFTDRIYRLDRINLERMLLKEAIDRGSRVELGSKILSLEEGENNEICLVIDRKNTLFRRCLKNHVAIISDGVNGIISKKIIGNEKRDLLLGIQGLAPIKRYDMADIDEILVFIDDKLFPGFFGWIVPVSEKRAIAGAGFSLKTSTSIFFRYFLYRLKKIGVVEEARAASLYGGIIVRSFIKRNIMKRYIIAGDAAGLTKPFTGGGLYTSLYQALSIRNSIDRDIDRFRESYENNMKGILSELYFQRMATKIAERLGVENILRKYVVRYLGRTLYIDYDYHSSVLRRIISR, via the coding sequence ATGAAGCCAGAAGATATAGAAGGATTTGTAATCATTGGCGGAGGGTTCGCCGGCCTTGCAAATGCATATATGATAGAAGATTCTTTATTATTCGAGGAGCATAACATAGTAGGATACCCTCCTCACTGTACTGGTATAGTAAGCAGTAGATTCGTGAAGATCCTGGGCTCCATAGCCGTAGAAAATATCATGAACATCTATAAAGGAATTAAGGTTCTAGATCTTAACGGCAGTGAGATTTTAAATCTAAGATTTACTGATAGGATTTATAGACTTGATAGAATTAATCTGGAGAGAATGTTATTAAAAGAAGCTATAGACAGAGGATCTAGGGTAGAGCTAGGATCAAAGATTTTAAGTTTAGAAGAAGGAGAGAATAACGAGATCTGCTTAGTTATTGATAGAAAGAATACCTTATTTAGAAGATGCTTGAAAAATCATGTAGCTATAATATCGGATGGAGTGAATGGAATCATATCTAAGAAGATCATAGGAAACGAGAAGAGAGATCTTTTATTAGGAATTCAAGGGCTTGCCCCGATTAAGAGATATGATATGGCAGATATAGATGAGATCTTGGTATTCATAGATGACAAACTCTTCCCAGGATTCTTTGGATGGATCGTCCCTGTATCAGAGAAGAGAGCTATAGCAGGAGCTGGATTCAGCCTTAAAACTAGTACTAGTATTTTCTTCAGATACTTTCTCTATAGACTGAAAAAAATCGGAGTAGTAGAGGAGGCGAGAGCTGCATCTCTCTATGGAGGAATTATAGTTAGAAGTTTTATCAAGAGAAATATCATGAAAAGATATATTATAGCAGGAGATGCTGCAGGACTTACAAAGCCTTTCACAGGTGGTGGATTGTATACCTCTCTATATCAAGCTCTATCAATTAGAAATTCTATAGATAGGGATATAGATAGATTTAGAGAATCTTATGAGAATAATATGAAAGGAATCCTGTCAGAGCTTTATTTTCAGAGAATGGCGACAAAAATAGCTGAAAGATTAGGCGTAGAAAATATTCTAAGAAAATATGTTGTAAGATACCTGGGGAGAACTCTCTACATAGACTATGATTATCATTCATCGGTTCTTAGGAGGATAATCTCAAGATAG
- a CDS encoding helix-turn-helix domain-containing protein, with translation MFQSIEIPRCKLPSGREVSIIDVLKFFYDLNETDVIILLKLSREGGKTLEELSQSISMSKASISRSISKLHSLGFISRKKITGKMIRGRPKYIYDIDREKVLRDILENINKCSEVAKSIIDNLFRSEEKTI, from the coding sequence ATGTTTCAATCTATTGAAATCCCCAGATGTAAGCTACCTTCTGGTAGAGAGGTTTCTATAATAGATGTTCTCAAATTCTTCTACGATCTTAACGAGACTGATGTGATAATACTTTTGAAACTATCTAGAGAGGGAGGAAAAACACTTGAAGAACTATCTCAGAGCATATCTATGAGTAAAGCTAGTATTAGTAGGAGTATTTCTAAGCTTCACTCTCTCGGATTCATTTCCAGGAAAAAGATCACTGGAAAAATGATCAGAGGCAGACCTAAGTATATATATGATATAGATAGAGAAAAAGTTTTAAGAGATATACTGGAGAACATCAATAAATGCAGTGAAGTTGCGAAAAGTATCATAGATAACTTATTCCGTTCTGAGGAAAAAACTATATAG
- a CDS encoding S9 family peptidase yields the protein MSLEIGELAEMLATIKSVFNLSGSPSENLLAFNWNRDGKWDVYIYDLSLERIEKITSGPDSYLEPSFSNRRRLIAYLKDREGDEMYQVILRDLESGEEQDLTRDPSHYHFNPRFDPRDEMIAFTSNRGGRPSQLFLWRDHEILELTRWNEPIFNFNWVSEREIVYIRGIYDTELRLIDVENLSDELLLKFEGSEIYLGDVNRSRKKILFTSNKNGYLDIGEYDLDERTWKWIYRSNSEKYSPRYYFDDILFIEFTDGRNILKKIRREEIEILATGVVEFEVFRGGIAYVRSTSDEPSSLYVNNKLVIDNTPGGLKGRLVKAYSDYYTTYDGRRIHAMIYKPDNWNKTAVVHVHGGPDAHSMDSWNPISQLLALNGFMVIQPNYRGSTGFGREFQHLNDRDLGGGDLQDVIHAAKYAKDLGAEKIVIIGASYGGYLTALALVKAPEIWDAGVAIVGFYNWYTEYENEADYLKSYDSIKMDPKLFRERSPIFFVENIRAPVLFIHGEKDPRCPVEEVYQMIEVLNKLGKKVEHLIFPDEGHGVRKDENRIKMYKRIIEFLNKYLTGRVE from the coding sequence ATGAGCTTAGAAATAGGCGAACTCGCTGAAATGCTAGCCACGATCAAGTCTGTTTTTAATCTGAGTGGAAGTCCTTCAGAGAATCTTCTTGCATTTAATTGGAATAGAGATGGTAAGTGGGATGTGTATATATATGATCTTAGTTTAGAGAGAATCGAGAAGATAACCTCAGGGCCTGACTCCTATCTAGAGCCTTCCTTCTCTAATAGGAGAAGATTAATAGCTTATCTAAAGGATAGAGAAGGTGACGAAATGTATCAAGTTATACTGAGAGATCTTGAAAGCGGTGAAGAGCAGGATCTAACTAGAGATCCTTCTCATTACCATTTTAATCCAAGATTCGATCCTAGAGATGAGATGATAGCATTTACTTCGAATAGAGGTGGGAGACCTTCTCAACTGTTTTTATGGAGAGATCATGAGATTCTTGAGTTGACAAGATGGAATGAGCCTATATTCAATTTTAACTGGGTTAGTGAGAGAGAGATCGTTTACATAAGAGGAATATATGACACAGAGCTGAGGCTTATCGATGTAGAGAATCTCTCGGATGAGCTTTTGCTAAAATTCGAAGGATCTGAGATCTATCTAGGCGATGTAAATAGATCTAGAAAGAAAATATTATTTACATCTAATAAGAATGGATATCTAGACATAGGAGAGTACGATCTTGATGAGAGAACCTGGAAGTGGATTTATAGAAGCAATAGTGAGAAATACAGCCCTAGATATTATTTCGATGATATACTTTTTATAGAGTTCACTGATGGAAGGAATATACTCAAGAAGATTCGTAGAGAAGAGATAGAGATTCTAGCAACCGGAGTTGTTGAATTCGAGGTGTTCAGAGGTGGCATAGCTTATGTTAGGAGCACCTCTGACGAGCCTAGCTCTCTCTATGTGAATAATAAGCTTGTGATAGATAATACACCAGGAGGTTTAAAGGGTAGGCTGGTGAAAGCCTATTCAGACTACTATACGACCTATGATGGGAGAAGAATTCATGCAATGATATACAAACCCGATAACTGGAATAAAACTGCTGTGGTTCATGTGCACGGAGGACCCGATGCACATTCAATGGATTCCTGGAATCCTATCTCACAGCTTCTAGCTTTAAACGGTTTCATGGTGATCCAGCCTAACTACAGAGGTAGCACAGGTTTCGGGAGAGAGTTTCAGCATCTTAATGATAGAGATCTTGGAGGAGGAGATCTTCAGGATGTAATCCACGCCGCTAAATATGCCAAAGATCTTGGGGCTGAGAAGATAGTTATTATAGGTGCATCATATGGAGGATATCTAACAGCTCTGGCTCTCGTGAAAGCTCCAGAGATATGGGATGCGGGGGTTGCTATAGTAGGCTTCTATAACTGGTATACAGAGTATGAGAACGAAGCTGACTATCTTAAGAGCTATGATTCTATCAAAATGGATCCAAAGCTTTTTAGAGAGAGATCACCTATATTCTTTGTAGAGAATATAAGAGCACCAGTTCTATTCATACATGGCGAAAAAGATCCTAGATGTCCTGTAGAGGAAGTTTATCAGATGATAGAAGTGTTAAACAAGTTAGGGAAAAAAGTAGAGCATCTGATCTTCCCAGACGAAGGACATGGTGTTAGAAAAGATGAGAATAGGATTAAGATGTATAAAAGAATCATAGAATTCTTAAATAAATATCTCACTGGTAGAGTCGAATGA
- a CDS encoding DNA topoisomerase IV subunit A, with the protein MTSYTSKVDLEARKRISEILRKRFLEIAEKIERGEEPEMLIPKRTLSNTIYDPKRKLLLLGDEKFSRKFFDLNEARKFMQTTLMASIIYESLINNEYPTIRDLYYRGKHTIRYKIHDKRIEEENTWDEQKESDSVLRDIEVYTNLLREDMLILSKEKGKVVGNMRIKSGDDVIDLSKMGHGAYAIEPTPDLIDFIDVDAEYVLVVEKDAVFQQLHRAGFWKKYKAILITSAGQPDRATRRFVRRLNEELKLPVYIITDSDPYGWYIYSVFKIGSITLSYESERLATPNAIFLGVSMTDIFGDPSKGKKPYLTESERKNYIIKAKERDLKRAKELKNYKWFNTKEWLKEIQIFEEKKSKLEIEALTSKGMQFLMDVYIPTKINTKDWIT; encoded by the coding sequence TTGACATCCTATACTTCGAAAGTAGATCTAGAGGCTAGGAAGAGGATCAGCGAAATCCTGAGAAAAAGGTTTCTAGAGATCGCTGAAAAGATCGAGAGAGGAGAAGAACCTGAAATGCTTATCCCGAAGAGAACTCTCTCAAACACTATATATGATCCGAAGAGAAAATTACTTCTGCTAGGAGATGAAAAATTCTCGAGAAAGTTTTTCGATCTTAATGAGGCTAGAAAGTTCATGCAAACAACTCTAATGGCATCAATAATATATGAGTCTCTGATCAATAACGAGTATCCTACGATAAGAGATCTCTATTATAGAGGTAAACACACTATAAGATACAAGATCCATGATAAGAGAATTGAAGAAGAGAATACATGGGATGAGCAGAAAGAAAGCGATTCGGTTCTGAGAGATATAGAAGTATACACTAATCTCCTTAGAGAAGATATGCTAATACTATCCAAGGAGAAGGGTAAAGTAGTTGGTAATATGAGGATCAAAAGCGGAGATGATGTTATAGATCTAAGTAAGATGGGCCATGGAGCCTACGCCATAGAACCTACGCCAGATCTCATAGATTTCATAGATGTAGACGCTGAATACGTGCTTGTAGTAGAGAAAGATGCTGTATTCCAGCAACTTCATAGAGCAGGTTTTTGGAAGAAATATAAGGCGATACTTATAACTAGCGCCGGACAGCCTGATAGAGCTACTAGAAGGTTTGTTAGAAGGCTTAACGAAGAGTTGAAGCTTCCAGTATATATAATAACAGATTCAGATCCCTACGGATGGTATATATATAGCGTGTTTAAAATAGGATCCATAACTCTCTCATATGAAAGCGAGAGACTGGCAACACCCAATGCAATATTTCTGGGAGTTTCAATGACCGATATATTTGGAGATCCTTCTAAGGGTAAGAAGCCTTATCTTACCGAGAGCGAGAGGAAGAACTATATTATAAAAGCTAAAGAGAGAGATCTTAAGAGAGCTAAAGAACTTAAGAATTATAAATGGTTTAACACTAAAGAATGGTTGAAAGAGATTCAGATCTTTGAAGAGAAGAAATCAAAACTAGAGATCGAAGCCTTAACTAGTAAGGGTATGCAGTTCCTTATGGATGTATATATCCCAACGAAGATTAATACAAAAGATTGGATCACCTGA
- a CDS encoding 50S ribosomal protein L2 produces MGKRILQQRAGRGSPTFRSPSHLRVAPAKYPPIEKLVSSSGVLSGYVKEIVHDPGRWTPLAHIVLENGVEFYNIAVEGISVGSKVFIGDKSPITLGSIIPLKYIPEGTKISNIELLPGDGGKLARTAGSYAIVLAKTDGRVILQLPSGKTKEVLAECRATIGVPAGSGRIEKPLLKAGAAYHKWKRKARKWPRVRGVAMNPVSHKFGGGSHQSESHPTTVSRRAPPGRKVGHISARRTGRRKR; encoded by the coding sequence ATGGGTAAGAGAATTCTACAGCAGAGAGCTGGCAGAGGATCTCCTACATTTAGATCGCCATCACATCTCAGAGTTGCACCGGCAAAATATCCTCCTATAGAGAAGCTTGTATCAAGCTCAGGTGTTCTCTCAGGATATGTGAAGGAGATAGTTCATGATCCAGGAAGATGGACTCCTCTAGCACATATAGTTCTTGAAAATGGTGTTGAGTTCTATAACATAGCTGTAGAAGGGATTTCAGTAGGATCTAAGGTGTTTATAGGAGATAAGTCTCCTATAACCCTAGGTAGTATAATACCTCTCAAATACATTCCCGAGGGTACTAAGATCTCTAATATAGAACTTCTTCCAGGAGACGGAGGAAAACTGGCAAGAACAGCAGGAAGCTATGCAATAGTGCTTGCCAAGACTGACGGCAGAGTGATACTACAGCTTCCTAGCGGTAAAACTAAAGAAGTCTTAGCAGAGTGTAGAGCTACTATAGGAGTTCCAGCCGGTTCTGGCAGAATCGAAAAACCTCTTCTAAAAGCTGGGGCAGCATATCATAAGTGGAAGAGAAAAGCTAGGAAATGGCCTAGAGTTAGAGGTGTTGCAATGAATCCTGTTTCTCATAAGTTTGGCGGAGGATCTCATCAAAGCGAATCTCATCCAACAACAGTTTCGAGAAGAGCTCCTCCAGGTAGAAAGGTAGGGCATATATCTGCTAGAAGGACTGGCAGGAGAAAGAGATAA
- a CDS encoding DNA topoisomerase VI subunit B, which produces MTTAEKYRAISPSEFFYRNKEIAGFSNPAKALYQAVRELVENSLDATDTHGILPNIKVILDPEESLGEDVFILTVEDNGIGIPPSHIPQAFGRVLYSSKYVLKQTRGMFGLGAKMVVLYSQITLGKPVEVISSVRGSDSIYYYKLMIDIKNNEPIILEEALYPNESMWHGTIVKVYIKGDWIRSKNKIIEYIRRTAIVTPYAQIVFKDPEGGIHFFRRLTDKMPKPPREVKPHPRGVDVEMLRDLVQRSRARRLKDFLMEELDNVGEKTAEGIIKLAGLRANQSVKKMNLEDLKKLADALNRYENIRRPSSEHLSPIGEELIKIGLENMYKPEFVDAITRKPIAFEGHSMIVEIGIAFGGDIPEAPFPEEILLLRYANKIPLLYDETSDVSFKVVSQIDWKNYEIEFPARLAVLTHICSTKIPYKGVGKESVADVPEIEKEIENGVKELARRLRTYINRRKKLEEELKKAYTFLKYIPEVARSLSVFYEDKRENRYNELKDMLYKMLKERVSIKDLKSVDEVILSIE; this is translated from the coding sequence ATAACAACAGCAGAGAAGTATAGAGCTATATCTCCTTCAGAATTCTTCTATAGAAATAAAGAGATCGCTGGATTTTCCAATCCCGCAAAAGCATTATATCAAGCTGTCAGAGAACTTGTTGAAAACTCTCTAGATGCAACAGACACACATGGTATTCTTCCTAACATAAAGGTGATATTAGATCCTGAAGAATCTTTAGGAGAAGATGTTTTTATACTCACAGTGGAGGATAATGGAATAGGAATTCCTCCCAGCCATATACCTCAAGCTTTTGGAAGAGTTTTATATAGTAGCAAGTATGTTCTGAAACAGACTCGAGGAATGTTTGGTCTAGGTGCTAAAATGGTTGTTTTATACAGTCAAATAACATTAGGAAAACCTGTTGAGGTTATTAGCAGTGTAAGAGGATCTGATTCGATATATTATTATAAGCTTATGATCGATATAAAGAATAATGAGCCTATAATTCTAGAAGAAGCTTTATACCCTAATGAGAGCATGTGGCATGGAACTATTGTGAAGGTATATATTAAAGGAGATTGGATCAGATCTAAAAATAAGATTATAGAGTATATAAGAAGAACAGCTATCGTGACACCATATGCACAGATAGTATTCAAAGATCCAGAGGGTGGTATACATTTCTTTAGAAGACTTACAGATAAGATGCCGAAACCTCCTCGAGAAGTTAAACCTCATCCTAGAGGTGTTGACGTTGAAATGCTTAGAGATCTAGTTCAGAGATCTAGAGCTAGACGTCTCAAAGATTTTCTAATGGAAGAACTCGATAACGTAGGAGAGAAGACAGCTGAAGGAATTATAAAGCTTGCTGGGCTCAGAGCTAATCAATCTGTGAAGAAAATGAACCTAGAAGATCTTAAGAAACTTGCGGATGCTCTCAATAGATATGAAAATATTAGAAGACCTTCATCAGAACATCTATCACCTATAGGAGAAGAACTGATCAAGATAGGTTTGGAAAATATGTATAAGCCCGAGTTTGTTGATGCTATAACGAGAAAGCCTATAGCTTTTGAAGGGCATTCTATGATAGTTGAAATCGGTATAGCCTTTGGAGGAGATATTCCAGAAGCACCATTCCCAGAAGAGATCCTTCTTCTCAGATATGCTAACAAGATACCCCTTCTATATGATGAGACCAGTGATGTATCTTTTAAAGTAGTTTCACAGATTGACTGGAAGAACTACGAGATCGAATTTCCTGCAAGACTTGCAGTCTTAACACATATCTGTAGCACTAAGATTCCTTATAAGGGGGTTGGTAAGGAGAGCGTTGCAGATGTGCCCGAGATAGAAAAGGAGATAGAGAACGGTGTTAAAGAGCTTGCAAGAAGACTTAGAACCTATATTAATAGAAGAAAGAAATTAGAAGAGGAGCTTAAAAAAGCGTATACTTTTCTGAAATATATTCCAGAAGTGGCTAGAAGCCTAAGCGTGTTCTACGAAGATAAGAGAGAAAACAGATATAATGAGCTGAAGGATATGCTGTATAAGATGCTTAAAGAAAGAGTTTCCATAAAGGATCTCAAGAGCGTAGATGAGGTAATTCTCTCTATTGAGTAG
- a CDS encoding methylenetetrahydrofolate reductase C-terminal domain-containing protein: MSCPKRMLNGPCGGYNGVFCEDSSIECVWIKAFNNLKIYGREKDMFRLKLDSFFMIRDHRPSIRSLRDFLRSRGFKYFLIYEYVPRRDLSTEKLREDLEKIYRVYEGVDFVDNPGGRPLQSSIALASIAKTLFPDKHVGFQITGRDHTRDMIATYIITALSFGIDSIIATTGDLKLGVQSKSVWDLDSPRIIYLAKLINDLGRDHMRRRVYTGTNKIFIGASVNPYLNPLEPEIYKISVKRDAGADFFVTQPIYDVDILRVFLSGIRRLLLIDPREIDIVIGLGSISSKEIARFLFERSHVKIPQGIREALENENKEALEEENIRFVRNLTRNIIREYPENPPIFYISTFGEVDLGVKIGELVRDEIRTII, encoded by the coding sequence ATGAGTTGCCCGAAAAGAATGCTTAACGGGCCTTGTGGAGGGTATAATGGGGTATTTTGCGAAGATTCCAGTATAGAATGTGTTTGGATCAAGGCTTTTAATAATCTTAAGATCTATGGGAGAGAAAAAGATATGTTTAGGCTTAAACTTGATTCATTTTTCATGATAAGAGATCACAGACCTTCTATCAGAAGTCTGAGAGATTTCTTGAGATCCAGAGGATTCAAGTATTTCCTTATATATGAATATGTTCCTAGAAGAGATCTTAGTACAGAAAAATTGAGAGAAGATCTTGAGAAGATATATAGGGTCTATGAGGGTGTGGATTTCGTAGATAATCCTGGTGGGAGGCCTCTTCAGAGTTCTATAGCTCTTGCTAGTATTGCTAAAACTTTATTTCCAGATAAGCATGTGGGCTTCCAGATCACTGGAAGAGATCATACTAGAGATATGATAGCAACATATATTATAACAGCATTAAGCTTTGGAATAGATTCGATTATAGCAACAACAGGGGATCTAAAGTTAGGAGTTCAGAGTAAAAGTGTTTGGGATCTTGATTCTCCAAGAATAATATATCTAGCGAAGCTGATAAACGATCTCGGGAGAGACCATATGAGAAGAAGAGTCTACACAGGAACTAACAAGATATTTATAGGAGCTTCTGTAAACCCATATCTAAACCCTCTAGAGCCTGAGATTTATAAGATCTCTGTTAAGAGAGATGCTGGTGCTGATTTTTTTGTCACACAACCTATATACGACGTAGATATTCTCAGAGTATTCCTATCGGGAATTAGAAGACTGCTTTTAATAGATCCAAGAGAAATTGATATAGTAATAGGATTAGGAAGTATAAGTAGTAAAGAAATCGCGAGATTCCTCTTCGAGAGATCTCACGTAAAAATACCTCAAGGTATTAGAGAAGCTCTCGAAAATGAGAATAAAGAAGCTTTGGAAGAAGAGAACATAAGATTTGTGAGAAATCTTACCAGAAATATCATTAGAGAATATCCTGAGAATCCTCCGATCTTCTATATATCAACGTTCGGAGAGGTGGATCTAGGAGTTAAAATTGGAGAGCTTGTAAGAGATGAAATAAGAACCATAATATGA
- the speD gene encoding adenosylmethionine decarboxylase, with protein sequence MLVEKKSPRVVGRQVYGNLYGCDPQLLSDLGYLERVVRKAAEVGGMKLLDVKAWKIGLGVSIVGIILESHISIHTWPEYSFATVDVYSCGEHTDPEKAFEYIVSALKASKVEKGFADRSLI encoded by the coding sequence ATGTTAGTAGAGAAGAAATCTCCAAGAGTCGTTGGAAGACAGGTCTATGGGAATCTCTATGGATGCGATCCTCAACTCCTTTCAGATCTAGGGTATCTTGAGAGAGTTGTAAGAAAGGCAGCTGAAGTAGGCGGGATGAAGCTCTTGGATGTTAAAGCGTGGAAGATAGGCTTGGGAGTGTCTATAGTGGGTATTATTCTAGAAAGTCATATTTCAATACATACATGGCCTGAGTATAGTTTTGCTACAGTAGATGTATACTCCTGCGGAGAGCATACAGATCCTGAGAAAGCCTTCGAGTACATAGTCTCAGCCTTAAAAGCATCAAAGGTGGAAAAAGGCTTCGCCGATAGAAGTCTGATCTAA
- a CDS encoding Snf7 family protein, translating into MFASKSGKREKIMERLTIANSRVKQLLAKLNNQISILDEREKILFERLVSLIEYKDSARANIVASEISQIRNLKKHLIAFQVVLENISLRIDNIILIGDISKDLPTLLGIVREARNIIKGVFPGMEIEFIALEEDLKGVATEMKDFSIYNSMEYNPSASSDAKKILEEAYLVAEERIRSSMPKVGDRDLKIKS; encoded by the coding sequence ATGTTTGCAAGTAAGAGTGGTAAGAGAGAGAAGATTATGGAGAGACTTACAATAGCTAATAGCAGAGTAAAACAGTTGCTGGCTAAGCTTAACAATCAGATATCTATACTCGATGAGAGAGAGAAGATTCTATTTGAAAGACTTGTCTCTCTTATTGAGTATAAAGATAGTGCGAGAGCTAATATAGTAGCCTCAGAGATATCACAGATAAGAAACTTGAAAAAGCATTTAATAGCTTTCCAGGTAGTACTTGAGAACATATCGCTGAGAATTGACAATATAATCCTTATCGGAGATATATCAAAGGATCTTCCAACCTTATTAGGTATTGTAAGAGAAGCTAGAAACATAATTAAGGGGGTCTTCCCTGGAATGGAGATAGAGTTCATAGCCTTGGAAGAGGATCTTAAAGGCGTAGCTACAGAAATGAAAGATTTCTCGATATATAACAGTATGGAGTATAACCCCTCTGCCTCCTCTGATGCTAAGAAGATTCTCGAAGAGGCCTATCTAGTAGCTGAGGAGAGAATAAGATCTTCGATGCCTAAAGTTGGAGATAGAGATCTTAAGATTAAAAGCTGA
- a CDS encoding type II/IV secretion system ATPase subunit, translating into MLKSMKGLIKSFRIRKKSFETEESNIEDLDRKLGGVFNIRSGVSAPEYYGMIEVHYENVKGRILDRYPVHDPWAHIVIVEKEDTKEIIYKIDEVSLTDLEKKIFSRILDYMIWSVGEISPDVNPVDYISHKARQAIDLFRVRLGTTPSVSWSKILYYVERNVLGYDVLDPLIRDPFIEDISCNGVGYPVYVWHRKYESIPTNLWFRSHDSLDKFVMKLAHKSGKHISVAHPILDSILPEGHRIAATYMKEVSTHGSTFTIRKFREDPITIIDLISFKTLTPLLAGYLWFLIDRKSPIMVLGVTGAGKTTLINSVLNLVKPTYKVVTIEDTPELRLPIENWVQLVSRPSYAAGESRAGEITLFDLVRVSLRYRPDIIAVGEVRGEEAYVLFQAIATGHGGVTTIHAEDIDSMIKRLKSPPMNIPESYIPLINSVLAVRRVSVREDGRPRSVRRVTDVWELDKDGSYVKIFYWSPSRDEIIAELSKSVMISRLSKLEERSPDDLLEEIMDRAAIMVWLNRRGVRNYREIARYISMYHLDRDKILNTVREDLKSMKIDLEEDIF; encoded by the coding sequence ATGTTGAAGAGTATGAAAGGCTTGATTAAAAGTTTTAGAATTAGAAAGAAGAGTTTTGAAACTGAGGAGAGTAATATTGAGGATCTGGATAGGAAGCTAGGTGGAGTATTTAATATAAGAAGTGGTGTTTCAGCACCTGAGTACTATGGAATGATCGAGGTTCATTACGAGAATGTTAAGGGCAGGATCTTGGATCGATATCCTGTACACGACCCATGGGCTCATATAGTTATAGTTGAGAAGGAGGATACTAAAGAGATCATATATAAAATAGATGAGGTTTCTCTCACAGATCTGGAGAAAAAGATTTTCTCAAGAATATTAGATTATATGATCTGGAGTGTCGGAGAGATCTCACCTGATGTGAACCCTGTAGACTATATATCTCATAAGGCTCGGCAAGCTATAGATCTCTTTAGAGTGAGACTTGGCACAACTCCCTCAGTTAGCTGGTCAAAGATACTTTACTATGTTGAGAGAAATGTCCTAGGATATGATGTTCTAGATCCTTTGATTAGAGATCCTTTCATAGAAGATATATCGTGTAATGGAGTAGGATACCCTGTATACGTGTGGCATCGTAAGTATGAATCTATACCTACAAATCTATGGTTTAGATCTCATGATAGTCTCGATAAGTTTGTTATGAAGCTCGCTCACAAATCTGGGAAGCATATATCTGTAGCGCACCCGATACTAGATTCAATACTACCAGAAGGTCATAGAATTGCTGCAACGTATATGAAGGAGGTATCAACACACGGCTCTACATTTACTATAAGAAAGTTTAGAGAAGATCCCATAACAATAATAGATCTCATATCATTTAAAACACTAACACCACTTCTAGCAGGATATCTCTGGTTTTTGATCGACAGGAAATCACCTATTATGGTTCTAGGAGTTACAGGAGCGGGAAAAACAACCCTAATAAACAGCGTTCTCAATCTAGTAAAACCAACATATAAGGTTGTCACCATAGAAGACACACCGGAGCTAAGACTCCCTATAGAGAACTGGGTTCAGCTAGTTTCAAGACCTAGCTATGCTGCTGGAGAGAGCAGAGCTGGAGAGATAACTCTCTTCGACTTGGTCAGGGTATCGCTAAGATATAGACCTGATATAATAGCTGTAGGTGAGGTGAGAGGTGAAGAGGCATATGTTCTCTTTCAGGCTATAGCTACTGGTCATGGTGGTGTGACCACTATCCACGCTGAAGATATTGATTCCATGATCAAAAGATTGAAAAGCCCTCCAATGAACATACCCGAGAGCTATATACCATTGATAAACAGCGTGTTAGCGGTGAGAAGAGTTTCGGTGAGAGAAGATGGTAGACCTAGAAGTGTTAGAAGGGTTACCGATGTATGGGAGCTGGATAAGGATGGAAGCTATGTAAAGATATTCTACTGGAGTCCTTCTCGGGATGAGATAATTGCAGAGCTCAGCAAGAGTGTTATGATATCAAGGTTATCGAAATTAGAAGAACGTTCTCCTGATGATCTTCTAGAAGAGATCATGGATAGAGCAGCTATCATGGTCTGGCTCAATAGACGAGGTGTGAGAAATTATAGAGAGATAGCTAGATATATATCTATGTATCACTTAGATAGAGATAAGATCCTTAATACCGTGAGAGAAGATCTCAAGAGCATGAAGATAGATCTAGAAGAAGATATATTCTAG